The segment GTCCCGGGGTGCTGTCGGCCGGTGGGGTCGGTGTTCGGGCGTTGCCTGGTTCCGTGGTCGGGGGTGGCGGGGGCCGTCGTCCGGTGTCCGGTGTCGGGTGGCGGCGGTGTTGCGGGTGGTGCCCGCCGGCCGGGCTCGGCGGGTGGTTGCGGGGTGTCTGTCCGGTGGTGGCGGGTGGGCCGGGCGGGTCCGCGGGGTGCCTTTGTGTCCTTGCGCCGTGCGTCCGTCGCGGCTTCCCGCGGCGGGGGTGGCGGGGTGGTTCGGTGGCCGGCCCCGGCCCCGGCCCCGGCCCCGGGCTCGGCCCCGCACCCGCACCCGGCCCCGGGTGCGGCCCCGCACCCGCACCCGGCCCCGGGTGCGGCCCCGCACCCGCACCCGGCCCCGGGTGCGGCCCCGGGTGTGGGTTCGGGTGGTGGGGTGGTGCGGATTGCCGGGTGGGCTCTGGTGGTGGGTGGTCGCGGCCGGTTGAATGGAGGGTGTTCGTTTTGTTCGGGGGGAGGTCGGCGCGAGTGTGGTGGGGGAGCGCGGGTGGGGGTGGTGTGGCGTGGTCTGCCGGGGGTGCCGTGTCGCCGGGGCCGGGGCCGGGGCCGGGGCCGGGGCCGGGGCCGGGGCCGGGGCCGGGGTTGGGGCCGGGTGGGTGGCGTTCGTTGCGTGGTCGGCGGGTGGGGGGTCGCAGGATCGTGCTGAGCGGGGCGACGGGGTTCGTCGGTTCGGTGGTCCTGGAGGGGTTGGTGCGCGGGTGGGCGGGTGCCGCGGGTGGTGGGGGGGTGGAGTTGCGGGTGGTGTCGCGTCGGCCTCCGGTGGGGGGTGGCGGGGTGGTGGAGTGGGTGTGGGGGGATCTGGCGGAGCCGGCGTCGTTGCGCGGGGTGTGTGAGGGGGCGGATGTGCTGGTGCATCTCGCCAGTTACATCGGTGCGGACGAGGGGATGTGCGAGGCGGTCAATGTCGCGGGGAGCGCGGCGTTGGTGGGGGAGGCCGTTCGGGCGGGGGTGGGGCGGATCGTGGGTCTCTCGACGGCGGCGGTGTACGGGGTGGGGCCGCACAGCGGGATCGGTGTGGACGAGGTCGAGCCGGTGCCCGTTTCGGTGGTGAGCCGTACGCGGTTGGCGGGGGAGGGGCCGGTCCTGGCGGCGGGAGGGATCGTGTTGCGGCCGGGCCTGGTGCTGGGGGAGGGGGACCGGTGGGTCGTTCCCGCGCTGGCGGAGCTGGTCGAGCGGGTGCCGGCCCGGTGGGAGGGCGGCCGCGGGTTGTTGTCGGCGGTGGCGGTCGGTGATCTGGGCCGGCTGATCGTCCGTCTGGCGTGCGCGTCCCGGGCGGTGGGCGGTGGTCTGTACCACGCGAGCCATCCCGTGCCGGTCAGGGTGGGGGACCTGCTGGCGGTGCTCGCCGCCCACGGGGTGCTGCCGTCGGTCGCGCAGCGGGAGGAGCTGTCCTGGGAGGCCTGCCTGGAGCGGCTGCGGGCGCGGCCGGGACGGGTGAGCGCCCGGCAGCTGGAGCTGCTCACCCGCGACCACTGGTACCGCAGCGAGCGGGTGTGGCGGGCGGCGGGCTGCCCGGCCGGCCCCGGTGTGCTGGCCCGGACGGCACAGGCGGCACGCTGGTACCGCTCGCACCTCGACCCGCGCCCGACCGCCTGACCGCCTGACCGCCTGACCGCCCCCGCCCCCGCCCCCGCGGCCCCGGCCTCGCACCGTCCTGCCGTGGCCGTGGCCGTGGCCGTGCCCGTGCGGGCCGGACGCCGCCCCGGCGGCCGCCACCGCCGCCCCGCCGTCAAGGTGTCTCGACGGGGGCGGTGCGGATGTCCGCCGTCCCCGGTGCGGTGGGCCCGGTGGGTGCGGTGGGTGCGGGTGTTTTCGGTGCGGTGGGTGCGGGATGCCGGGGTCCGTGCGGGGGTGGGGGGTTGGTTCGCGGGGGGTGTGCGGGGCCCGCTGTTTCGGTGCGGGACGCCCGGACGCCCGCCGCCCGGACGCCCGGACGCCCGGGCACCCGCCGTCCGGACGCGGCGGCTCGGGGGAAGGGGTGGCGGGGCGGAGGGTGTCGGCCGTCCCCGGTGCGGTGGGTGCGGGTGTTTTCGGTGCGGTGGGTGCGGGATGCCGGGGTCCGTGCGGGGGTGGGGGGTTGGTTCGCGGGGGGTGTGCGGGGCCCGCTGTTTCGGTGCGGGACGCCCGGACGCCCGCCGCCCGCCGCCCGGACGCCCGGGCACCCGCCGTCCGGACGCGGCGGCTCGGGGGGAGGGGTGGCGGGTGTGGGGTGTTCCGGGGTTCGCGCGGGGTGGCGGGCTGGTGCGTGCCGGCGGTGCGGGCGTCTTTGGGTGTGGCGGGGCGCGCGGTGTCCGGCTCCCGTGCGGGGGGCTGTCGGGGGAGCCCCCGCGCGGGCGGGGGGCCGCTTTCGGGGTGTCCCCGGGGGCGGGGCGCTCTGATGTCCGGGCGTCCGGGCGTCCGGGCGTTCAGGCGTTCTGGTGTTCAGGCGCTCTGGTGTACCGGCTCGCCCGGTTGCTGGGCCGGGTGGACGAGGCGGTTGTAGGTGTAGGCGGCGGAGACCAGTGTCATGTGGTGGTGCCAGCCGGGGTAGGAGCGGCCCTCGAAGTCGAGCATTCCGTACTCCTGCTCCAGGGAGCGCATCGCCGTCGTCGTGCCGCGGTGCAGCTGGGAGAGGGCGATCAGCCGGTCGATGCGCCGGTCCACGAGGTTGGTGATCCACATCCGGGCGGGCTGCTGCCCGCCGCCGGGGCGCCACTGGGTGAACAGCCGGTAGGTGTGCCGCGCGGCGGGGGCGTCCTGGCGCGGGAGGTGCAGGCGGGCCAGCCCCGACAGGATGCGGACACTGCGCAGCCGCCGGTCGGGGGCGGGGAGCGTCGCGGTGTGCGGGTGGCGGGTGCCGGAGGGGTACAGCAGCTGGCGGGCGCTGAGGGGGGCGTGGAGGTCGGGGGCGGCGGCGCGCAGTCCGCCGGGCACCACCCGCAGGGTGCCCGGCACGGCGATGACGAAGTCGCGTCCGCGCCGGCTGAGGCCCTCGACCAGCCGGCCGGCGTCCGGGTACTCGCTCATGTCCGCCACGACCGGCGCGGGCGCCTGCGAGGTGCGGGAGGCGAGGGTGTCCACCAGGTCGAGGGTGTGGGCCCACAGGGGGCGGTGGCGGACGGCGGGCGGGATGCGTGTGCGCTCGCGCAGCACCGCGTCGTCGTCCCACTGGTCGGGCAGCAGCAGCCGCCAGTCCACGGGCACGTCCTGCCCGCCCGAGGACAGGAACACCCCCACCCCCACCTGGCAGTTGACGGTACGCCCGGCCGACGGCACGAAACGGCGGTGGACGCCGCACGAGTGGTCCCCGCGCTTGGGCAGCACGGCCGCGGCGACGGACCAGGCCTCGGTCGGGGCGTGCTGCTCGACCACCCGCGTCAGCTCCCGGCGCGCGGGGCGCCAGTCCCACGGGCTCGCGTTGATGAACTGCTGCAGCGACTGGGAGGCCGTCGGGGAGTCGGAGACCGCCGACGCCAGCCGGCGCACCGACTTCTTGCCCGGCGTGACCAGCAGCCCCCGCAGGTACGCCTGGGCCCAGCGGCGCTGGTCGGCGCGCGGCAGATGGCCGAACAGCTCCTCGGTGAAGGCGCTGAGGCGCGACTGGGCGAGCGCGGCCGCCGCGCGGGACATGTCTTCGGCCATCCTCTGTTTCCTCCCCGGCTGGGCTCCTCCCAAGATAATAGAGAACGTTCGCTTTGTTTTTGAATCGGGTGGAGCCGCCTGCTACAACTTCGCCAAGTCGCCCCACGACCGGACCCGCAGGAGAAGTCCGGACGTCTTTCGCACGTCGGCGTTGCGCCGCAGCCGCCCGCCGTCGAAAGCTGGGCGGCAGACCGAACGCGCGGGCCAGTGGGGAGATCTGTGGTGGGACGAGCACATCTGAGGGCCGCACACGCACCACCGGCCGGATGTGCACCCCGCACCCCGCACCCGGAACACCCGGCGCACCCGGAACACCCGGCGCACCCGGAACACCCGGAACACCCGGCGCGCCCGGTGTGCGGCGCTCCGCCGCCCTCCCGCCGCCGGTCCTCGCCCCGCCGTCCGCCGTCCCCGCCACCGCGCCCCGCCCCGGCCGCCTGGGCCCTCCTCCCGTACGCGCCCGCCCCGGGCCGCCCCCGCCGGCGCGCGCAGACGGGAGCCACACCGTGGTGAAGCAGGAACGGGCGGCACGCACCCGGCACGCCCTGGTGAAGGCCGCCGCCGTGGAATTCGACCGCGCCGGCTACGAAGGCACCAGCCTCGCCCGCATCAGCGAGACGGCCGGCATCTCCATGGGCGCCCTGACCTTCCACTTCCGCACCAAGGGCGAACTCGCCGTCGCCGTCCAGCGCCTGGGCCGCTCGGCCACCCAGGACGTCGTCACACGCGTGGCCGCCCACCCCGCGCCCGCCCTGCAGAGCGTCATAGCGCTGACCCTCGAACTCGCCCGCCTCCTGGAGAAGGAGGCAAGCGTACGGGCCGCCGCCCGCCTCACCCGGGAAATGCCCGCCACCACCGCCGCCACCGCCTGGTACCCGGCCTGGACACACACCGTCGACGAACTCCTCGAACAGGCCCGGGACGGCGAACTGCGCCCCGGCACCGACCTGCGCACCGTCGCCGCCCTCGTCGCCCACCTCGTCGCCGGCGCCGAGACGCACATCCGCTGCCGCGTCCCCCACACCGAACACCAGAGCGCCGACGCCCAACTCGCCCAGCTCTGGCGCCTGGTCCTGCGCGGCGTGTCCGCCAACCCCACCTGAGCACGCGCACCCCCGCCCGGACACACCCCACGCCCGGGGGCGCGCCCCACCCGGGCACACCTTGCGCAAGTCCCCGTTGTGCCCGCGCCCCCCGGGCCCGAGGGTGAGGGCTCACCCTTCCGGCGGACCTGCGAGGAGCTGAGAATCCCGTGGCGGACACACCCGCGGCCACCAGGGCGGTCAAGGAACCGCCCCCGGCCCGCCCCCCGGCCCGGACCCCCACCACCGGCCCCCACCCCGCCCCGGCCCCCGCCGCCCCCGGCGCCCCCGGCGCCCCCGCCGTCCGGCACCCCGCCGAGGGCGGCGCCCCGGCGGTCCCCGCCGAGGACGGCGCGGGGGCCGCCCGCGGCCGCGTGCTGCTGCCCGTGCTCCTGGGCGGCGCGTTCATGACCGTCATGGACTCCTTCATCCTCAACGTCGCCGCCCCCACCATCCGCACCTCCCTGCACACCGGCCTCACCCAGAGCGAACTCGTCATCTCCGGATACGTCCTGGCCTACGGCCTGCTCCTCATCACCACCGGACGCCTCGGCGACCTCCACGGCCACCGCGGGGCCTTCCTCGCGGGCCTGGCCCTGTTCACCACCGCGTCACTGGCCTGCGGCCTCGCCACCTCCGCCACCGCCCTCATCGGCCTGCGCCTCCTGCAGGCCCTGGGCGCGGCCGTCCTCTACCCCCAGGTCCTCGCCCTCCTCCAGACCTCCTACACCGGCCGCCGCCGCGACCGCGCCTTCGCCGCCTTCGGCGCCACCATCGGCGCGGCCTCCGTCACCGGCCAGCTCCTCGGCGGCGTCCTGCTCGCCGCCGACCCCTTCGGCCTCTCCTGGCGGACGGCCTTCCTCGTCAACGTCCCCGCCGGCGCCCTGCTTTTCACCGCCGCCGCGTTCACCCTGCCCCGCACCCCGCGACGGCGCCCCGCCAGGCTCGACCTCACCGGCGTCCTCCTGCTCACCTGCGCCCTCCTGCTCCTCACCCTCCCCCTCCTCCACGCCACCGGCCCCGCCCGGCCCGCCTGGACCTGGACCCTGCCCCTCCTGTCGCTGCCCGCCCTCGCCGCCTTCCACCGCCACGAACGCGCCCTGCACGCCCGCGGCGGCACCCCCCTCCTGCCCCCCGCCCTCCTGCGCGACCCCGCCGTGCGCCGCGGCGGCGCCACCGCGCTGGCGTTCTTCGCCGGCAACGCCGGCCTCTTCTTCACCCTCACCCTGCTCCTGCAGGACGGCCTGCGATACCCACCCCTCCAAGCCGCCCTCACCTTCACCCCCCTGGCCTGCGCCTTCGTCGCCGCGTCCCTGCTCGCGCCCCGCCTGAAACCCCCCTACCAGGCCCACGTCCTCGCCATCGGATACACCGTCAACGCCGCCGGGACCCTCCTGCTGCTCGCCGCCACCCTCCTGCCCGCCACCGCCGGCGACCGCTGGACGCTGATGACGGCCCTGACCGTCATCGGATTCGGCGAGGGCCTCGGCGTCAGCCCCCTGTTCGCCGCGGTCCTGCGCGACACCCCCGCCCGCGACAGCGCGGCCGTCTCCGGCGCGATGGAGACCGCCGCCCAGATCGGCATGTCCCTGGGCATCACCGTCACCGCGCTCGTGTTCTCCCGCGCGCTCGGCGGCCGCACCGGCGCCGGCGCCCACCAGGACGCCTTCGCCGCCGCCCTGGCCGCCGTCACCCTCCTCGCCCTCCTCGCCCTGGCCCTCGCCCCCCGCCCCACCCCCACCCCCACCCGCACCGGCACCGGCCCCGGCACCGGCCCCGGCCCCGGCACCGGCCCCGGCCCGGGCACCGGCAGTGGTACGGCCCCGCGCACCGGGCGGCCCCGGTGACGCCCGCCCGCGCCGACCTCGCCGGCCCGGGCGCGCCCGGGCGGCTGCCGTCCCTGACCGCCCTGCGCTTCGTCGCCGCCCTGCTCGTGTTCTGCTTCCACGCCACCTACGAGAACGCCTTCCGCGACCCCGACGCCGGCGCCCGCTTCTCCCAGCTGTTCAGCAAGGCCGGCTGGGTCGGCGTCTCCTTCTTCTTCGTCCTCAGCGGCTTCCTGCTCACCTGGTCCGCCCGCCCCCACGACAGCGCCCGCCGCTTCTGGCGCCGGCGCTTCTTCAAGATCTACCCCAGCCACCTGCTGACCGCCCTCGCCGCCCTCGCCCTGATGGCCCGCGCCGGCCAGCCCCGCCCCGGCGTCCTGCGCAACCTCCTCCTCGTCCAGACCTGGACCCCGGACGTCGACGTCATCCTCGGCGTCAACCCCGTCAGCTGGTCCCTCGCCTGCGAGGCGCTGTTCTACCTCGCCTTCCCCGCCCTGCTGCCCGCCGTGCGCCGGATCCGCCCCGCGCGCCTGTGGCCCTGCGCGGGCGCCCTCACCGCGGCCGTCCTGTGCGTCCCGCCGCTGGCCGGCGCCCTCCTGCCCGCCACACCCCACATGACCTGGCTGCCGGTCTCCGAACAGCACTACTGGTTCGTCTTCGCCTTCCCGCCGGTACGCGCCCTGGAATTCGTCCTCGGCATGGTGATGGCACGCATCGTCGCCACCGGCCGCTGGAAGGGCCCCGGCACCCCCACCGCCACCCTCGCCCTGGCCGGCGCCTACGCCCTCGCCCTGCGGGCCCCCTTCGACTACGGCCTGGCCGCCGTCACCCTCGTCCCCGTCACCTGGCTGATCACCGCCGCCGCCGCGGCCGACACCCGCACCCCCGCCACCCCCGCCACCCCCACCACCCCCACCACCCCCCTCGCGGGGAGGCGCAGGGCCGGCCCCCGCGCCCGCCCGCTGCGCGCGCCGCTGATGCTGCGCCTGGGCGAACTCTCCTTCGCCTTCTACCTCACCCACCGCCTCGTCCAGGTCTACGGCCACCGCGCCCTCGGTGAGGGCCGCGCCTGGAGCACCCCCGCCGCGGCCGCGCTGCTGGCGGCGAGCGCGGCCCTCACCCTGCTGCTGGCCTGGATCCTGCACACGGCCTTCGAACGCCCCCTCATGCGGCGCTTCGCCACCCCCCGCCACACCCCGCCCGACACCCCCGTACCGCCGCCCGCCCCCGCCGTACCCGTACCGCCGCCGCCCGTGGCGGCGCCGCCGGTGGCGGCGCGGGCACCGGTGCCCGCGAGCGGGGACCCGACCCACGGAGACACCCGGTGACCGTCGACATCGACGTCTGGTTCGACTACATCTGCCCCTACAGCCTGATCACCCGCCAGCTCCTCGCCCGCGCCGTCACCGGCGCGGGCACCGACACCAGGACCACCCTGCACCCCTTCGAGGTCAACCCGCACTGCGTCGAGGAAGCGGGGGAGTACCCCCGGGGAGTGTGGGAGAACTCGGTGCGCCCGCTCGCCCGCCGGCACGGCGTACCCCTGCCCGGACCGCCCGGCACCCCGCTGCGCCGCGCGCGGATGGCGTTCACGGGCTACCAGTACGCCCTCGAACAGGGCGCCGAACCCGCCTACAGCGACCTCGTCTTCCACGCCTACTTCCACGACTGGCAGGACATCTCCGACCCCGTCGTCCTCACCGCCCTGGCCCGCCGGGCGGGCCTGGACCCCCTGGCCTACCGCTCGGCGATCCTGTCCGCGCGCTACGCGCGCCTGCACCGCCAGGCGGAGGCCGCCGCCCGCGCGAGCGCGGGCGTCACGATGGTGCCCGTCGTGGTCATCGGGTCCTGGCGGATCGACGGCGTGCCCTCCCGCGCGCAGCTCGACGACGCGATCGGCCGCGCCGCCGAGGCCGGCACCGGCTGACCCCCGCCCACCCCGCCGCCACGACCGGGCCCCGCCACGACCGGGCCCCGCCACGACCGGGCCCCGCCGCGACCGCGCCGCGACCGCGCCGCGGCGGGGCCGCGGCCTGCGGCGGCCCGGCACCCGGCGGCGCGGCGGTCCGTGGGGATCCGCGGCGGTCCGGGGCGGTCCGGTCCGGGGCGGGGCGCGGCGACGCGCGGGTGCCCCTTCCGTGGCCGGCCGGGCCGGGGGAGGGGCACCCGCGCGTCGGCGGCCGTGACCGGCGGGCAGCCCGGTCGGGGCGCGGGGTGCGGGGGTGCGGGGATGCGGGGGTGGTCAGGCGATGGGCTGGCCCACGGCTTCGCACCATTCGTCCAGGAGCGCGTCCGCGGACGCGGGGTCGGGGCCTTCGGCCCACAGGCGGGTGACGGCGGAGACGGAGTCGGGCAGGACCAGTGCCCACCGTCCGTCGTCCTCCAGGACCCGTACTCCGTCGGTGGTGTCGATGGCGCGTCCGCTGGCCGCCTCCACCACCGTCCGCATGACCTGGCCCTTGTCCTGCCAGGCCGTGGGCAGGTCCCGGCTGCGGACGTGGGCCCGCGGCAGTGACGAGAGGAGTTCGCTCAGCGGCGCGCCGTCGCGGGCGAGCAGTCCGGCCAGGCGTACGAACGCGGCGATGCCGTCGGCGTGCGGGGAGAACTCCGGCAGGATGAACGCGCCCTCGCCGTCGGCGGCCAGCACGGCCGCGTCCTGGGCGGCGCGGCGGGCGAGCTCCCCGGGGGCGGTGGCGGTCCACCGGATCCGTCCCCCGTGCGCGGCGGCCGCGGACTCCGCGACCCGGCTGGCGGTGACCGGCAGCGCGACGGTGCCGCCGCCGAGTTCGGCCGTGACCAGTCGCACCATCAGCAGCAGCGCGGCGTCGTCGCCGACCTCCCGGCCGAGTTCGTCGACGATCCACAGGCGTTCGCCCGCGGAGTCGAAGCGCACGCCGAACGCCGCGCGGGAGGCGGCGACCAGATGGCCCAGGGTGCGCATGGCGGCGGCGCGCTCCGAGGCCGTCTGCGTGCACGCCGACGGCATCAGGCCGCTGTTGACGGTGAGCGCCTCGACGCCGATGCGTCCCAGGACCGAGGGCAGGACGAGCGCGGCGCTCCCGCACGCGGCGTCGACGACCACTTTCAGCCGCCGTTCGGCGATCGCGGACACGTCGACGCGCTCGGCGAGTTCGCGCGCGTAGTCCTCCACCGACGCGGG is part of the Kitasatospora setae KM-6054 genome and harbors:
- a CDS encoding NAD-dependent epimerase/dehydratase family protein is translated as MLSGATGFVGSVVLEGLVRGWAGAAGGGGVELRVVSRRPPVGGGGVVEWVWGDLAEPASLRGVCEGADVLVHLASYIGADEGMCEAVNVAGSAALVGEAVRAGVGRIVGLSTAAVYGVGPHSGIGVDEVEPVPVSVVSRTRLAGEGPVLAAGGIVLRPGLVLGEGDRWVVPALAELVERVPARWEGGRGLLSAVAVGDLGRLIVRLACASRAVGGGLYHASHPVPVRVGDLLAVLAAHGVLPSVAQREELSWEACLERLRARPGRVSARQLELLTRDHWYRSERVWRAAGCPAGPGVLARTAQAARWYRSHLDPRPTA
- a CDS encoding IS701 family transposase, yielding MAEDMSRAAAALAQSRLSAFTEELFGHLPRADQRRWAQAYLRGLLVTPGKKSVRRLASAVSDSPTASQSLQQFINASPWDWRPARRELTRVVEQHAPTEAWSVAAAVLPKRGDHSCGVHRRFVPSAGRTVNCQVGVGVFLSSGGQDVPVDWRLLLPDQWDDDAVLRERTRIPPAVRHRPLWAHTLDLVDTLASRTSQAPAPVVADMSEYPDAGRLVEGLSRRGRDFVIAVPGTLRVVPGGLRAAAPDLHAPLSARQLLYPSGTRHPHTATLPAPDRRLRSVRILSGLARLHLPRQDAPAARHTYRLFTQWRPGGGQQPARMWITNLVDRRIDRLIALSQLHRGTTTAMRSLEQEYGMLDFEGRSYPGWHHHMTLVSAAYTYNRLVHPAQQPGEPVHQSA
- a CDS encoding ScbR family autoregulator-binding transcription factor, whose protein sequence is MVKQERAARTRHALVKAAAVEFDRAGYEGTSLARISETAGISMGALTFHFRTKGELAVAVQRLGRSATQDVVTRVAAHPAPALQSVIALTLELARLLEKEASVRAAARLTREMPATTAATAWYPAWTHTVDELLEQARDGELRPGTDLRTVAALVAHLVAGAETHIRCRVPHTEHQSADAQLAQLWRLVLRGVSANPT
- a CDS encoding MFS transporter, translating into MADTPAATRAVKEPPPARPPARTPTTGPHPAPAPAAPGAPGAPAVRHPAEGGAPAVPAEDGAGAARGRVLLPVLLGGAFMTVMDSFILNVAAPTIRTSLHTGLTQSELVISGYVLAYGLLLITTGRLGDLHGHRGAFLAGLALFTTASLACGLATSATALIGLRLLQALGAAVLYPQVLALLQTSYTGRRRDRAFAAFGATIGAASVTGQLLGGVLLAADPFGLSWRTAFLVNVPAGALLFTAAAFTLPRTPRRRPARLDLTGVLLLTCALLLLTLPLLHATGPARPAWTWTLPLLSLPALAAFHRHERALHARGGTPLLPPALLRDPAVRRGGATALAFFAGNAGLFFTLTLLLQDGLRYPPLQAALTFTPLACAFVAASLLAPRLKPPYQAHVLAIGYTVNAAGTLLLLAATLLPATAGDRWTLMTALTVIGFGEGLGVSPLFAAVLRDTPARDSAAVSGAMETAAQIGMSLGITVTALVFSRALGGRTGAGAHQDAFAAALAAVTLLALLALALAPRPTPTPTRTGTGPGTGPGPGTGPGPGTGSGTAPRTGRPR
- a CDS encoding acyltransferase family protein; protein product: MTPARADLAGPGAPGRLPSLTALRFVAALLVFCFHATYENAFRDPDAGARFSQLFSKAGWVGVSFFFVLSGFLLTWSARPHDSARRFWRRRFFKIYPSHLLTALAALALMARAGQPRPGVLRNLLLVQTWTPDVDVILGVNPVSWSLACEALFYLAFPALLPAVRRIRPARLWPCAGALTAAVLCVPPLAGALLPATPHMTWLPVSEQHYWFVFAFPPVRALEFVLGMVMARIVATGRWKGPGTPTATLALAGAYALALRAPFDYGLAAVTLVPVTWLITAAAAADTRTPATPATPTTPTTPLAGRRRAGPRARPLRAPLMLRLGELSFAFYLTHRLVQVYGHRALGEGRAWSTPAAAALLAASAALTLLLAWILHTAFERPLMRRFATPRHTPPDTPVPPPAPAVPVPPPPVAAPPVAARAPVPASGDPTHGDTR
- a CDS encoding DsbA family oxidoreductase, with the protein product MTVDIDVWFDYICPYSLITRQLLARAVTGAGTDTRTTLHPFEVNPHCVEEAGEYPRGVWENSVRPLARRHGVPLPGPPGTPLRRARMAFTGYQYALEQGAEPAYSDLVFHAYFHDWQDISDPVVLTALARRAGLDPLAYRSAILSARYARLHRQAEAAARASAGVTMVPVVVIGSWRIDGVPSRAQLDDAIGRAAEAGTG